One stretch of Strix uralensis isolate ZFMK-TIS-50842 chromosome 17, bStrUra1, whole genome shotgun sequence DNA includes these proteins:
- the LOC141951233 gene encoding apelin receptor A-like, translated as MEYAEAEEYYYGEEPAGNATGEACEWQADWEASFSLLPLLYLLVFALGLSGNGLVLLTVWRGPRARRRSADAYIGNLALADLAFVATLPLWAAYTALRFHWPFGAALCKLSSFLVLLSMFASAFCLGGLSAERCRAAARAAPPPRAPRRRRPAGLGPLAALWAAAAAAALPALLLREARRGPRNRTLCELAAGGAGRAAALSLGATALGFAAPLLLMAVCYCCVGSAVRRHLRPPRAEAAARRRLLRLLAALVAVFAGCWLPFHLLKSLFALAAAGLLELPCALLGLIARLHPYATCLAYLNSCLNPLLYAFLDGRFRARCRLLLGPRRPPAAAASSTLSGPTQRSELPSAGTKL; from the coding sequence ATGGAGTACGCGGAGGCGGAGGAGTACTACTACGGGGAGGAGCCGGCGGGCAACGCCACGGGGGAGGCGTGCGAGTGGCAGGCGGACTGGGAGGCGTCCTTctcgctgctgccgctgctctaCCTGCTGGTCTTCGCCCTGGGGCTCTCGGGCAACGGGCTGGTGCTGCTGACGGTGTGGCGCGGCCCGCGGGCGCGGCGCCGCTCCGCCGACGCCTACATCGGCAACCTGGCGCTGGCCGACCTGGCCTTCGTGGCCACGCTGCCGCTCTGGGCCGCCTACACGGCGCTGCGCTTCCACTGGCCGTTCGGCGCCGCGCTCTGCAAGCTCAGCAGCTTCCTGGTGCTGCTCAGCATGTTCGCCTCCGCCTTCTGCCTCGGCGGCCTCAGCGCCGAGCGctgccgcgccgccgcccgcgccgccccgccgccccgcgccccccgccgccgccgccccgccgggctgggCCCCTTGGCCGCGctctgggcggcggcggcggcggcggcgctgccggcgcTGCTGCTGCGGGAGGCGCGGCGGGGGCCCCGCAACCGGACGCTGTGCGAgctggcggcggggggcgcggggcgggcggcggcgctgagCCTGGGCGCCACGGCGCTGGGCTTCGCCGCGCCGCTGCTGCTCATGGCCGTCTGCTACTGCTGCGTGGGCAGCGCCGTGCGCCGCCACCTCCGGCCGCCgcgggccgaggcggcggcgcggcggcggctgctgcggctgctggcgGCGCTGGTGGCCGTGTTCGCCGGGTGCTGGCTGCCCTTCCACCTGCTCAAGAGCCTCTTCGCGCTGGCGGCCGCCgggctgctggagctgccctgcGCGCTGCTGGGGCTCATCGCCCGCCTGCACCCCTACGCCACCTGCCTCGCCTACCTCAACAGCTGCCTCAACCCGCTGCTCTACGCCTTCCTCGACGGCCGCTTCCGCGCCCGCTGCCGCCTGCTGCtggggccgcgccgcccgcccgccgccgccgcctcctccacGCTCAGCGGCCCCACGCAACGCTCCGAGCTGCCCTCGGCCGGCACCAAGCTGtag